The following proteins are encoded in a genomic region of Sesamum indicum cultivar Zhongzhi No. 13 linkage group LG8, S_indicum_v1.0, whole genome shotgun sequence:
- the LOC105168155 gene encoding AMP deaminase, with amino-acid sequence MFSPPPPFSPVSPIQLAVAALFGASVMAISAFYIHKRSVDQVLDRLINLRRRHHHQLSDDEEYEYSEYSENVETDRNVIIWRSKNKVLNSFDDHNEDKDGDKVRNYRVSSSLPNVSVSKNEWCSEGAGAPIRSSMSTSLGEVDLISSDLPPIRTDQRDGEEHYIGHSGTSMRVGSAGRLVTPRSAGGYTFEGTGDSDDEETELPITEDHMLSYQNDINLTTENQPIVATQTEKGIYVHVQESEAVLTEAESIDHADRKIDTAPANTVANDPVFNNNIFPPTTALLDSVSVEEQEVLKMIHECLELREKYVFRENVAPWSTSTKKSGLAEMKNDPFHFVPIEASSHFFKMEDGVVRVYASESDTEELFPVASSTRFFTDMHHLLKVMSIGNVRSACHHRLRFLEEKFRLHLLVNADREFVAQKSAPHRDFYNIRKVDTHVHHSACMNQKHLLRFIKSKLKKEPDEVVIYRDGQYLTLKEVFDSLDLTGYDLNVDLLDVHADKSTFHRFDKFNLKYNPCGQSRLREIFLKQDNLIQGRFLAEVTKQVLSDLEASKYQLAEYRISIYGRKQSEWDQLASWFVNNGIYSENAVWLIQLPKLYNVYRSMGTVTSFQNILDNIFIPLFEATVDPNSHPQLHVFLLQVVGFDIVDDESKPERRPTKHMPTPSEWTNEFNPAFSYYAYYCYANLYTLNKLRESKGLPTIRFRPHCGEAGDVDHLAAGFLLCHNISHGINLRKSPVLQYLYYLAQIGLAMSPLSNNSLFLDYHRNPFPMFFQRGLNVSLSTDDPLQIHLTKEPLVEEYSVAAKVWKLSSCDLCEIARNSLYQSGFPHAAKVHWLGDVYFKRGPRGNDIHKTNVPNIRLSFRHETWKSELQYVYAGKARPSEEVDH; translated from the exons ATGTTTTCACCACCGCCACCATTCTCGCCGGTTTCACCGATTCAACTGGCGGTGGCGGCGTTGTTCGGCGCCTCTGTTATGGCTATCTCCGCATTCTACATCCACAAGCGTAGCGTTGATCAAGTCCTCGATCGCCTCATCAACCTCCGACGCCGCCACCACCATCAACTCTCTGATGACGAAGAATATGAATATTCGGAGTATAGTGAAAACGTGGAGACTGATAGGAACGTCATTATATGGAGAAGTAAAAATAAGGTGTTGAATTCATTTGATGATCATAATGAGGATAAGGATGGTGATAAGGTGAGGAATTATCGAGTTTCGTCTTCTTTGCCGAATGTGAGTGTTTCCAAGAATGAGTGGTGCAGCGAGGGAGCTGGTGCCCCTATCCGTTCATCGATGTCGACTTCTCTGGGTGAAGTTGATTTGATTTCTTCTGATTTACCACCAATTCGGACTGATCAGAGGGACG GAGAGGAGCACTACATTGGTCATTCTGGTACAAGTATGCGAGTTGGATCAGCTGGTAGGCTTGTCACCCCTAGATCAGCAGGTGGTTATACATTTGAAGGCACTGGTGATTCGGATGATGAAGAAACTGAGCTTCCAATTACTGAGGACCATATGTTGTCCTATCAAAAC GATATAAATCTAACAACTGAAAATCAACCCATTGTTGCGACGCAAACTGAAAAAGGGATTTACGTTCACGTTCAAGAATCTGAAGCGGTATTGACTGAAGCAGAGTCTATAGATCATGCTGACAGAAAAATAGATACAGCTCCAGCAAACACTGTAGCGAATGATCCTGTATTTAACAACAATATTTTCCCACCAACAACTGCATTGCTTG ACTCTGTGAGTGTTGAAGAACAAGAAGTGCTGAAGATGATTCATGAATGTTTAGAGTTGAGAGAGAAATATGTTTTCAGGGAAAATGTTGCTCCTTGGTCGACAAGTACGAAAAAATCTGGTTTAGCAGAGATGAAAAATGATCCATTTCACTTTGTCCCTATTGAAGCATCTTCT CATTTCTTCAAAATGGAGGATGGTGTAGTACGTGTTTATGCCAGTGAAAGTG ATACTGAAGAACTTTTTCCTGTTGCAAGTTCAACAAGATTTTTCACTGATATGCATCATCTCCTGAAAGTAATGTCTATTGGAAACGTTCGGTCTGCATGCCACCATCGGTTAAGATTTCTTGAGGAA AAATTCCGCCTCCATTTGTTGGTGAATGCGGATAGAGAATTTGTAGCTCAGAAAAGTGCACCTCATCGTGATTTTTACAATATAAGGAAAGTTGATACTCATGTGCATCATTCTGCTTGCATGAACCAAAAGCATCTTCTTCGGTTCATCAAGTCGAAGTTAAAAAAAGAACCAGATGAG GTTGTTATCTACCGTGATGGTCAATATCTTACACTGAAAGAAGTCTTTGACAGTTTGGATTTAACAGG GTATGATCTTAATGTAGATTTGTTGGATGTGCATGCTGACAAGAGTACCTTTCATCGATTTGACAAATTCAATCTCAAGTATAATCCTTGTGGACAGAGTAGGCTTAGAGAAATCTTTCTGAAGCAGGATAATCTCATCCAAG GGCGTTTCCTAGCCGAAGTGACAAAGCAGGTTCTGTCAGATCTGGAAGCAAGCAAATACCAG CTGGCTGAGTACCGAATATCAATTTATGGGAGGAAACAGAGTGAATGGGATCAGCTGGCAAGTTGGTTTGTAAACAACGGGATTTATAGTGAAAATGCTGTTTGGTTGATTCAG TTGCCAAAGTTATACAATGTGTACAGGAGTATGGGGACAGTAACATCCTTTCAGAATATATTGGACAATATCTTTATTCCACTTTTTGAAGCCACTGTGGATCCGAATTCCCATCCTCAGTTACATGTTTTCTTATTACAG GTTGTGGGCTTTGACATAGTTGATGATGAAAGTAAGCCTGAGAGGCGTCCAACCAAGCATATGCCAACTCCATCAGAATGGACAAATGAATTCAACCCCGCCTTTTCTTACTATGCTTATTACTGCTATGCGAACTTATATACACTTAACAAG CTCCGTGAATCAAAAGGGCTACCGACCATCAGATTTCGTCCTCACTGTGGGGAG GCTGGAGATGTTGACCATTTAGCTGCTGGGTTCCTTCTATGTCATAATATATCACATGGAATAAATTTGCGAAAATCCCCAGTCCTGCAATATCTTTACTATCTCGCTCAG ATTGGTTTAGCTATGTCGCCCCTAAGCAACAACTCGCTCTTCTTGGATTATCATCGCAATCCATTTCCAATGTTCTTCCAGCGTGGCTTAAATGTCTCGCTATCGACTGATGATCCTCTACAAATCCATTTAACTAAAGAACCTCTTGTTGAAGAATATAGTGTAGCGGCAAAG gTATGGAAGCTTAGTTCGTGTGACCTTTGTGAGATAGCTAGAAATTCTCTCTATCAGTCTGGTTTCCCTCATGCAGCCAAG GTGCACTGGCTAGGAGATGTGTATTTTAAGAGAGGGCCAAGAGGTAACGATATACACAAGACTAATGTGCCAAATATTCGGCTTTCCTTCAGACATGAG ACATGGAAGTCAGAGCTGCAATACGTCTATGCTGGAAAAGCCAGACCTTCTGAGGAGGTCGACCACTAG